One window of the Nicotiana tabacum cultivar K326 chromosome 4, ASM71507v2, whole genome shotgun sequence genome contains the following:
- the LOC142180066 gene encoding uncharacterized protein LOC142180066 produces MVIDPSYTLSYVTTFIDTKFGIEPEAIKPFEVANLVGNSVVPRRVFRGCTVVIGDRSTTTVLTELEMVDFDVIFCTGWLSSCYANVECRGKTVQFNFPEGSAIEWKGVFASPKGRFISYLKTMKMIAKGILTVESIPVVNMLPHVFTDKLPGLSPKREIDFPTDIVSVTQPIYTPPNRMASA; encoded by the exons ATGGTTATAG ATCCTAGTTATACACTATCATATGTTACTACTTTTATTGATACtaagtttgggatagaaccagaagccattaaaccttttgaggtagcCAATCTAGTTGGTAATTCAGTAGTACCTAGGCGTGTTTTTAGAGGTTGCACGGTGGTGATTGGCGACCGTAGTACTACAACTGTCTTGactgagttagaaatggttgacttcgatgttatattttGTACGGGTTGGTTGTCTTCTTGCTATGCTAATGTTGAGTGTAGAGGGAAGACAGTCCAGTTCAATTTTCCAGAAGGGTCAGCTATAGAATGGAAAGGTGTTTTTGCATCACCAAAAGGTAGATTTATTTCGTACCTTAAGACGATGAAGATGATCGCTAAGGGAATACTGACTGTTGAATCAATTCCAGTAGTGAATATGTTACCTCACGTATTTACAGATAAGCTTCCAGGTCTTTCACCAAAAAGGGAAATTGACTTTCCCACCGATATAGTGTCGGTTACGCAACCAATATATACTCCTCCTAATAGGATGGCATCAGCATAA